The DNA window GTGGTGAGACGTAGTAGACTGCGTCTTTCTCGCCGAATGGTGTCGGCTCTACGTAGCCAGAGTCACCTATGAGTGGACGGAGACGTTCGGGAGTCTCGGAGATACGGAGGCTCGACTCGGGGACGTCAGCGAAGTCACCGTCTGTGAGACGGTACGCGGCGTCGGCAGTTCGTCTGTACTCGTCTATGACTCCGTCAAAGGTCTCGGGATGGTCGGACTCAACCGACTCGACCGCCTCGTCGAAGGATGGCGCGTCAATCTCCGAGACAGCGTCTCTCAGATCCTCGTCCGCCGCCTCTATCTCTGACTCGGATATCTCGATGACCTCCGAACTCGGCGGCAGGTAACGGAGTTCGAGGAGACGGTCGAGCTTTTCCTCGCCGACCGGGTCGTAGCTACGTGTGTCGAGCGACTGTAGCCAGTCACGGTAGTCGTCGACAGCGTCGATGACGTCCTGTGAGTTCGCACTTATCCTGTAGGCGACGTCCTGTCTCTCTATGTCGCCGGCGTGGTCTGCTATAAGCTGTAGGAGACCCGGAATCTCAGCACACGCCTCGATCTCGGATGCGACCCACTCGTCGACGGGATCGGTCAGACGGCTCTTCGTCTCTTCTATGTAGTCGGGGCAGTCTTCGAGACGGTCGGCTATCCTCTCGAGACGTTCCTCGAAGGGAGCGAAGTCACGCACGAAGAGGGGATAGATCAGCGAGACCACGCCGTCGACCGCCTGTGGGTCGGACTCCCAGAGACGTAGCTCGTCCATCTCGTAGATGTCGTATTCGAGGCTCGACGCGGCTATCTCAGCCTTTAGGCTGTCATCAGGGTTCGCACGTATCTCCTCTAATACGTCCTTGGCGTCCTCTATCTCCCCGAGGACTGAGTCACGGCTTCCGTCGGGAACCTCCGAGTCATAGTCGTGGACGCCTAAGACTGTCGCCATGTGAGGGTTACGTTCGAGTACACGGTCGAAGTAGTCGGAGACCACGGCTTCGG is part of the Candidatus Afararchaeum irisae genome and encodes:
- a CDS encoding DUF885 family protein: MTESDDQTQTETETETEAVVSDYFDRVLERNPHMATVLGVHDYDSEVPDGSRDSVLGEIEDAKDVLEEIRANPDDSLKAEIAASSLEYDIYEMDELRLWESDPQAVDGVVSLIYPLFVRDFAPFEERLERIADRLEDCPDYIEETKSRLTDPVDEWVASEIEACAEIPGLLQLIADHAGDIERQDVAYRISANSQDVIDAVDDYRDWLQSLDTRSYDPVGEEKLDRLLELRYLPPSSEVIEISESEIEAADEDLRDAVSEIDAPSFDEAVESVESDHPETFDGVIDEYRRTADAAYRLTDGDFADVPESSLRISETPERLRPLIGDSGYVEPTPFGEKDAVYYVSPPADPEMLRFHNVSEIAYTVFSDVFPGHHLQQVYSSLNESAVYGLAGRFNSFGDDFVEGWRGYAAQTVIESGFVDELDTGATAEGLRLVSAEKRIRNACRAVVDMRLSRGEMTVDEAADYLVDEAGFDPEAAWSEAVAYSRNPGNGVSFTVGRRLLADLADGTDLSARDFHSRLLEAGGIPVELHRRRIEK